In Anomaloglossus baeobatrachus isolate aAnoBae1 chromosome 2, aAnoBae1.hap1, whole genome shotgun sequence, the DNA window AaccgggtatatactgtataccgaccTGTAATCCCACCAGAACCGGGTATATACCGTATACTGACCTGTAATTCCACCAGAACCgggtatataccgtataccgacCTATAATCCCACCAGAACCgggtatataccgtataccgacCTATAATCCCACCAGAaccgggtatatactgtatactgaccTGTAATCCCACCAGAACCgggtatataccgtataccgacCTGTAATCCCACTAGAaccgggtatatactgtatactgaccTGTAATCCCACCAGAaccgggtatatactgtatactgaccTATAATCCCCCCAGAACCGGGTATATACCGTATAGCGACCTGTAATCCCCCTATAAACCCACCAGTACtggtatataccgtataccgacCTGTAATCCCACCAGAACCGGGTATATACCATATACCGACCTGTAATCCCACCAGAACCgggtatataccgtataccgacCTGTAATCCCCCTATAATCCCAGCAGTACcggtatatactgtacactgaCCTGTAATCCCCCTATAATCCCACCAGTGCCGGGTATATACCATATACTGACCTATAATCCCCCCAGAACCgggtatataccgtataccgacCTGTAATCCCCCTATAATCCCAGCAGTACcggtatatactgtacactgaCCTGTAATCCCCCTATAATCCCACCAGTGCCGGGTATATACCATATACTGACCTATAATCCCCCCAGAACCgggtatataccgtataccgacCTGTAATCCCCCTATAATCCCAGCAGTACcggtatatactgtacactgaCCTGTAATCCCCCTATAATCCCACCAGTGCCGGGTATATACCATATACTGACCTATAATCCCCCCAGAACCGGGTATATACCGTATAGCGACCTGTAATCCCCCTATAATCCCAGCAGTACcggtatatactgtacactgaCCTGTAATCCCCCTATAAACCCACCAGTACCGAGTATATACTGTATGCTGACCTATAATCTCCCCGGACCAGGTATATATCGTATGCTGACCTGTAATCGctatatatatatgctgtgtacTGTTTGCATGTATAGGGCGGCCCAGCAGGGGGCGACACTCGGGCACACATGGAGGTGGAGGCGGCGCTGGCGCTGGTCGGGGAGATGGGCGTGTATCAGATCTTCCTCTGCTTTCTGCTGGCGGTGGTCTTACAGGTGAGCCGGTGATTATACAGGTATTGCCCCCCGCTCTGCCCTCCACCCGCTCACCCCATGTCCTCTCACAGCTGTACACAGCCACAGAGGTGGTGCTGATCGCCATTCTGGGGGTCGCCCCTCCGCATCACTGGGTGGATGATGACCCCCCGGGGCACAACACCAGCCGCGGACATGGACACCTGCGCTTCGAGGGGAACTTCACGTCCATCAGCTCCGAGGTGAGAGAACGAGGACGTCTTGATACAGCACCACTTGTGCTGACAGTCCCATGCCCCCCGTCCTCCCTGCGTTTGCCTCACCCGTGTCTTCGCTTCCTCTGCcgcccttctccccctccccccccctccccctctccctccctccctccctccctccctccctccccctccccctccctccctccctcccctcccccctccctccccctccccctctccctccctccctccccctccccctctccctccctccctccccctccccctctccctccctccccctccccctctccctccctcccctccccctctccctccctccctccctccccctccccctctccctccctccccctcctcctctccctcctcctccccctccccctccctcctcctccccctccccctccctcctcctccccctccctcctcctccccctccctcctcctccccctccccctccccctccctcctcctccctccccctccccctccccctccccctccctccccctccccctccccctccctccccctcaccctcaccctccccctccccctccccctccgtcCCCCCCGctccccctccgccccccccctccctccccccctccccctccccctccctcccccctcctcctccccctccccctccccctccctccccctccctgccctcccccttcctccccctccctgccctccccttccccccccctccccctccccacccCCTCCCTGCCCTCCCCCTCCctgccctccccctcccctccccctccctgccTCTCTCCTTCCTGCTTCACCCGTCTTTCTCCCCAGTGGTCGCTGGTGGACGCCCAGGAATACAAggtcagcgctgccagctccgtctTCTTTGGGGGCGTCCTGGTTGGAGTCATCTCATTCGGGCACTTATCTGACCGGTTTGGCAGGAAGCGGGTGTATGTGACGGGTAAGAAATCCGGGTGTATGTGACGGGCAAGAGACACAGGTGTGTGTGACTGGCGAGGGACGTGAGTTGGCATACATGTGACTGGTGAGGAATGCGGGCGGGTGTGTAACGGGCGAGGGccggtgtatgtgtgttgcgctagTGACGAGGCAGGACATGCATGTGACTGGTGAGGGACACGGGTGGATGGGCGTGTGATGAGCAGGGGACGCTGATGTGCATGAGGGACGCGGGTGCATGTGCGACGGGCGAGGGACGCAGGTGTATtacttgtgtgtgccctgtgcAGGCGTCGTGGTGGCAAGGACAAGTGTGGTGTGGATCTGGGGGTCATCTGTGGGGGGCGCTCATTTTCAGCCTATAGGTGAGTGTACGGAGCGTCCGAGGCTCATGGCCTCCAGTGAGTGGTGTTTGTGATGAATCGGTGGCGGCATTGTGTGTAGGGTCATGTGACGTCTCTTGCAGggctggcactgtgtgtgtgtgtagggtcatGTGACGTCTCTTGCAGggctggcactgtgtgtgtgtggggtcatgTGACGTCTCTTGCAGGGCTGGCACTGTGTGTGTGGGGTCATGTGACGTCTCTTACAGggctggcactgtgtgtgtgtgtgtgtgtgtgtgtgtgtagggtcatGTGACGTCTCTTGCAGggctggcactgtgtgtggggtcATGTGACGTCTCTTGCAGggctggcactgtgtgtggggtcATGTGACTTCTCTTGCAGggctggcactgtgtgtgtgtggggtcatgTGACGTCTCTTGCAGggctggcactgtgtgtgtgtgtgtagggtcatGTGACGTCTCTTGCAGggctggcactgtgtgtgtgtggggtcatgTGACGTCTCTTGCAGggctggcactgtgtgtgtgtgggggtcatgTGACGTCTCTTGCAGggctggcactgtgtgtgtgtgtgtgtgtggggtcatgTGACGTCTCTTGCAGGGCTGGCACTGTGTGTGTGGGGTCATGTGACGTCTCTTGCAGggctggcactgtgtgtgtgtgtgtggggtcatgTGACGTCTCTTGCAGggctggcactgtgtgtgtgtggggtcatgTGACGTCTCTTGCAGggctggcactgtgtgtgtgtggggtcatgTGATGTCTCTTGCAGggctggcactgtgtgtgtgtgtgtgtgtggggtcatgTGATGTCTCTTGCAGggctggcactgtgtgtgtgtgtgtggggtcatgTGACGTCTCTTGCAGggctggcactgtgtgtgtgtggtcaTGTGACATCTCTTGCAGggctggcactgtgtgtgtgtgtgtgtgtgtgtggggtcatgTGACGTCTCTTGCAGggctggcactgtgtgtgtgtgtgtgtggggtcatgTGATGTCTCTTGCAGggctggcactgtgtgtgtgtggggtcatgTGACGTCTCTTGCAGggctggcactgtgtgtgtgtggggtcatgTGACGTCTCTTGCAGggctggcactgtgtgtgtgtgtgtggggtcatgTGATGTCTCTTGCAGggctggcactgtgtgtgtgtgtgtgtggggtcatgTGACGTCTCTTGCAGggctggcactgtgtgtgtgtgtgtgtggggtcatgTGATGTCTCTTGCAGggctggcactgtgtgtgtgtgtgtggggtcatgTGACGTCTCTTGCAGggctggcactgtgtgtgtgtgtgtgtggggtcatgTGACGTCTCTTGCAGggctggcactgtgtgtgtgtgtgtgtgtgtgtggggtcatgTGACGTCTCTTGCAGggctggcactgtgtgtgtgtggggtcatgTGACGTCTCTTGCAGggctggcactgtgtgtgtgtggggtcatgTGACGTCTCTTGCAGggctggcactgtgtgtgtgtgtgtgtgtgtgtgtgtgtggggtcatgTGACGTCTCTTGCAGggctggcactgtgtgtgtgtggggtcatgTGACGTCTCTTGCAGggctggcactgtgtgtgtgtgtgtggggtcatgTGACGTCTCTTGCAGggctggcactgtgtgtgtgtgtggggtcatgTGACGTCTCTTGCAGggctggcactgtgtgtgtgtgtgggtcatgTGACGTCTCTTGCAGggctggcactgtgtgtgtgtgtggggtcatgTGACGTCTCTTGCAGggctggcactgtgtgtgtgtgtggggtcatgTGACGTCTCTTGCAGggctggcactgtgtgtgtgtgtggtcatgTGACGTCTCTTGCAGggctggcactgtgtgtgtgtggggtcatgTGACGTCTCTTGCAGggctggcactgtgtgtggggtcATGTGACGTCTCTTGCAGggctggcactgtgtgtggggtcATGTGACGTCTCTTGCAGGGCTNNNNNNNNNNNNNNNNNNNNNNNNNNNNNNNNNNNNNNNNNNNNNNNNNNNNNNNNNNNNNNNNNNNNNNNNNNNNNNNNNNNNNNNNNNNNNNNNNNNNNNNNNNNNNNNNNNNNNNNNNNNNNNNNNNNNNNNNNNNNNNNNNNNNNNNNNNNNNNNNNNNNNNNNNNNNNNNNNNNNNNNNNNNNNNNNNNNNNNNNGCTTGTCTGGCGCGGAGCTGTCTGGCGCGGGAGCGGCTCCCGGTGCATTGTGGGCTGTATGTGCCATGTGTGTAACGTCTTGTGGTTTGCAGGAGTCGGGGGATGGGTGTCTGCTCCATGTTCTCTCGGGTCGGAGGAATCATCGCCCCATTCGTTCCGGGCCTGGTACGTGCAGCACTTCTGTGTGTTTTGTCCTGTGCCAGCTCTGACACCTCCACACGGGTCATCCCCGAGTGAAAAGATCCGTGCCGCTGGTGCTCTCTGCTGTCAGCCACTGGATGTGTGTGTCTCCTCTCTGTCTCCGCAGCGCTCGGTGCAGTGGTCTCTTCCTTACGTGGTGTTCGGTGtctcgggggtcagcgccggcctccTCAGCCTCCTGTTACCGGAGACTTTGAACTGTCCGCTGCCGGAGACGCTGTGTGACCTGCAGGTGTCCACGTACCGCCGGCTGCCCGCAGAGGAGGAGTCCTGTCTGCTTAGCGCGGACGCCTCACAGGTCAGAGGATCATGGGTAACTGAGACTGTAAGCCCCGCCCCTAGGTGATAGTCCACCCCCCAGTGTAATATGTGATGGCGCCATCACTAGGTGCTGACGTCACATCCCATCATGCTCTGCTGTCAGCCATTATGGGGGTCAGTGTGCAGGGCCTGAATGGGGCGGGTGGGCCGTCACTtcacttttgtattttttatttgagGGGTTCATGGGTTCAGTTTGGGCTAAATATGAGAAGCGGCCAGGACCCGCTACTAATCATGGGGGGATTCAGCCATGGTTCTGGGTGTGAGGGCACACCATACAGGGATAAAGGGAGTGTGACG includes these proteins:
- the SLC22A15 gene encoding solute carrier family 22 member 15, with the translated sequence MEVEAALALVGEMGVYQIFLCFLLAVVLQLYTATEVVLIAILGVAPPHHWVDDDPPGHNTSRGHGHLRFEGNFTSISSEWSLVDAQEYKVSAASSVFFGGVLVGVISFGHLSDRFGRKRVYVTGKKSGSRGMGVCSMFSRVGGIIAPFVPGLRSVQWSLPYVVFGVSGVSAGLLSLLLPETLNCPLPETLCDLQVSTYRRLPAEEESCLLSADASQGEAGTADISSEEEEEL